The proteins below come from a single Drosophila kikkawai strain 14028-0561.14 chromosome 3R, DkikHiC1v2, whole genome shotgun sequence genomic window:
- the TFAM gene encoding transcription factor A, mitochondrial isoform X1, whose protein sequence is MIFTTTLQSARGSLFGSLMSKVRQVVAQEQASGFGPPPPNDTDNRPLTPNRPLAAAGISHSPAVQSKTLEEQVGLPPRPKKPLTPYFRFMREQRPKLVAANPKITTIEVVRQLSKSWSDADAKLKERLQAEYKKDQEVYVEQRTKYDATLTDDQRAEIKQLKQDLVDAKERRQLRKRVKELGRPKKPASAFLRFIASERTNSPQGPKQTYREWHQKTTAKWTRFTDSEKESYMQESRKELEIYRKAISVWEEKMIRLGHIDVVRHGNLIDPPEPKSRKSHVAKEK, encoded by the exons ATGATCTTCACCACAACGCTACAGTCCGCGCGCGGCAGCCTCTTCGGTTCGCTGATGAGCAAAGTCAGGCAAGTTGTAGCCCAGGAGCAGGCCTCCGGCTTTGGTCCTCCTCCACCCAATGACACCGACAACAGACCACTCACACCCAACAGGCCTTTGGCAGCCGCCGGCATCAGCCACAGTCCGGCGGTGCAGTCGAAAACGCTGGAGGAGCAGGTGGGCCTGCCGCCGAGGCCCAAGAAGCCGCTGACCCCCTACTTCCGCTTCATGCGCGAGCAGCGTCCCAAGCTGGTGGCCGCCAATCCGAAGATCACCACCATCGAGGTAGTGCGACAGCTGTCCAAGAGCTGGTCAGATGCGGACGCCAAGCTAAAGGAACGCCTGCAGGCCGAGTACAAGAAGGACCAGGAGGTATATGTGGAGCAACGCACCAAGTACGATGCCACGCTTACGGACGATCAGCGGGCGGAGATCAAGCAGCTCAAGCAGGACCTTGTCGATGCCAAGGAGCGCCGGCAGCTGCGCAAGCGAGTCAAAGAGCTTGGTCGTCCCAAGAAGCCTGCCTCCGCCTTCCTGCGCTTCATTGCCAGTGAGCGCACCAACTCGCCGCAGGGCCCCAAGCAGACCTACCGCGAGTGGCACCAGAAGACGACGGCCAAGTGGACGCGTTTTACGGACTCGGAGAAGGAGTCCTACATGCAGGAGTCGCGCAAGGAGTTGGAGATCTACAG AAAAGCTATTTCCGTGTGGGAGGAGAAGATGATACGCCTGGGCCACATCGACGTTGTGCGTCATGGCAATCTAATCGATCCGCCAGAGCCCAAGAGCCGCAAGTCGCACGTTGCCAAAGAGAAATAG
- the LOC108072984 gene encoding uncharacterized protein, with amino-acid sequence MNVDLRSYSRHWLTEFIEQYQEEECLWQPKHNDYSNHAARNKSYDRLVEKLKEVEPNPDRAMVVRKINSLRSAFRREFRKTSSKNDYETRLWYYDKLLFIAEHKPKRHELGSKPKRELQISFDDEESMEFEEESHHTTTQSQHIDSIVPASSDEVEEIPATASNVVVSSQGATLSTISVTPAECVALVKSEEHQAHEAAAAAAQAHQQLVAHAAAQTSIAAAATQGHAVKVLEITSLDSNSQREIQQAVNSLEQHQQQMHLQQANGHTQMPTIQIGRDHYQPLFGNASTTAYTTTAPTSHRHDDEYDAIGVNVASKLRAINPTQRIIAEKLISDVLFNAQLDNLTVNSALTQ; translated from the exons ATGAACGTCGATCTGCGATCGTACTCGCGTCACTGGTTAACCGAGTTCATCGAGCAGTaccaggaggaggagtgcCTCTGGCAGCCAAAGCACAATGACTACAGCAACCACGCAGCGCGCAACAAATCTTACGATCGACTGGTGGAGAAACTTAAGGAAGTGGAGCCGAATCCGGATCGGGCGATGGTCGTGAG GAAAATCAATTCGCTACGCTCTGCTTTTCGGCGCGAATTCCGCAAGACGAGCAGCAAAAACGACTACGAAACCCGTTTGTGGTACTACGACAAGCTGCTATTTATCGCCGAGCACAAACCCAAGCGCCACGAGCTGGGCAGCAAGCCCAAGCGGGAGCTGCAGATCAGCTTCGACGACGAGGAGTCCATGGAGTTCGAGGAAGAATCGCATCACACAACCACACAGTCGCAGCACATCGACAGCATTGTGCCCGCGTCCTCAGACGAAGTGGAGGAGATCCCAGCCACGGCCAGCAACGTGGTGGTTAGCAGTCAGGGTGCCACCCTCAGCACCATATCAGTGACTCCAGCGGAATGCGTGGCTCTCGTCAAGAGCGAGGAGCATCAGGCTCACgaagcggcggcggctgcagcACAGGCGCACCAGCAGCTTGTGGCACATGCGGCGGCTCAGACTTCCatagcggcggcggcgacacAGGGTCATGCCGTCAAGGTTCTGGAGATCACATCACTGGACTCGAACTCCCAGCGCGAGATCCAACAG GCTGTCAACTCCCTGgaacagcaccagcagcagatgCACCTTCAGCAGGCCAACGGGCACACCCAGATGCCCACCATCCAGATAGGACGCGATCATTACCAGCCACTGTTTGGCAACGCCAGCACGACCGCATACACCACGACGGCGCCAACGTCACATCGGCACGATGATGAGTACGACGCCATTGGCGTGAATGTGGCCAGCAAGCTGCGCGCCATCAATCCCACGCAGCGGATCATCGCCGAGAAGCTGATCAGCGATGTCCTGTTCAATGCCCAGCTGGACAACCTCACCGTGAACTCAGCCCTCACGCAGTAA
- the TFAM gene encoding transcription factor A, mitochondrial isoform X3: MIFTTTLQSARGSLFGSLMSKVRPLAAAGISHSPAVQSKTLEEQVGLPPRPKKPLTPYFRFMREQRPKLVAANPKITTIEVVRQLSKSWSDADAKLKERLQAEYKKDQEVYVEQRTKYDATLTDDQRAEIKQLKQDLVDAKERRQLRKRVKELGRPKKPASAFLRFIASERTNSPQGPKQTYREWHQKTTAKWTRFTDSEKESYMQESRKELEIYRKAISVWEEKMIRLGHIDVVRHGNLIDPPEPKSRKSHVAKEK; this comes from the exons ATGATCTTCACCACAACGCTACAGTCCGCGCGCGGCAGCCTCTTCGGTTCGCTGATGAGCAAAGTCAG GCCTTTGGCAGCCGCCGGCATCAGCCACAGTCCGGCGGTGCAGTCGAAAACGCTGGAGGAGCAGGTGGGCCTGCCGCCGAGGCCCAAGAAGCCGCTGACCCCCTACTTCCGCTTCATGCGCGAGCAGCGTCCCAAGCTGGTGGCCGCCAATCCGAAGATCACCACCATCGAGGTAGTGCGACAGCTGTCCAAGAGCTGGTCAGATGCGGACGCCAAGCTAAAGGAACGCCTGCAGGCCGAGTACAAGAAGGACCAGGAGGTATATGTGGAGCAACGCACCAAGTACGATGCCACGCTTACGGACGATCAGCGGGCGGAGATCAAGCAGCTCAAGCAGGACCTTGTCGATGCCAAGGAGCGCCGGCAGCTGCGCAAGCGAGTCAAAGAGCTTGGTCGTCCCAAGAAGCCTGCCTCCGCCTTCCTGCGCTTCATTGCCAGTGAGCGCACCAACTCGCCGCAGGGCCCCAAGCAGACCTACCGCGAGTGGCACCAGAAGACGACGGCCAAGTGGACGCGTTTTACGGACTCGGAGAAGGAGTCCTACATGCAGGAGTCGCGCAAGGAGTTGGAGATCTACAG AAAAGCTATTTCCGTGTGGGAGGAGAAGATGATACGCCTGGGCCACATCGACGTTGTGCGTCATGGCAATCTAATCGATCCGCCAGAGCCCAAGAGCCGCAAGTCGCACGTTGCCAAAGAGAAATAG
- the TFAM gene encoding transcription factor A, mitochondrial isoform X2, with the protein MIFTTTLQSARGSLFGSLMSKVRPLTPNRPLAAAGISHSPAVQSKTLEEQVGLPPRPKKPLTPYFRFMREQRPKLVAANPKITTIEVVRQLSKSWSDADAKLKERLQAEYKKDQEVYVEQRTKYDATLTDDQRAEIKQLKQDLVDAKERRQLRKRVKELGRPKKPASAFLRFIASERTNSPQGPKQTYREWHQKTTAKWTRFTDSEKESYMQESRKELEIYRKAISVWEEKMIRLGHIDVVRHGNLIDPPEPKSRKSHVAKEK; encoded by the exons ATGATCTTCACCACAACGCTACAGTCCGCGCGCGGCAGCCTCTTCGGTTCGCTGATGAGCAAAGTCAG ACCACTCACACCCAACAGGCCTTTGGCAGCCGCCGGCATCAGCCACAGTCCGGCGGTGCAGTCGAAAACGCTGGAGGAGCAGGTGGGCCTGCCGCCGAGGCCCAAGAAGCCGCTGACCCCCTACTTCCGCTTCATGCGCGAGCAGCGTCCCAAGCTGGTGGCCGCCAATCCGAAGATCACCACCATCGAGGTAGTGCGACAGCTGTCCAAGAGCTGGTCAGATGCGGACGCCAAGCTAAAGGAACGCCTGCAGGCCGAGTACAAGAAGGACCAGGAGGTATATGTGGAGCAACGCACCAAGTACGATGCCACGCTTACGGACGATCAGCGGGCGGAGATCAAGCAGCTCAAGCAGGACCTTGTCGATGCCAAGGAGCGCCGGCAGCTGCGCAAGCGAGTCAAAGAGCTTGGTCGTCCCAAGAAGCCTGCCTCCGCCTTCCTGCGCTTCATTGCCAGTGAGCGCACCAACTCGCCGCAGGGCCCCAAGCAGACCTACCGCGAGTGGCACCAGAAGACGACGGCCAAGTGGACGCGTTTTACGGACTCGGAGAAGGAGTCCTACATGCAGGAGTCGCGCAAGGAGTTGGAGATCTACAG AAAAGCTATTTCCGTGTGGGAGGAGAAGATGATACGCCTGGGCCACATCGACGTTGTGCGTCATGGCAATCTAATCGATCCGCCAGAGCCCAAGAGCCGCAAGTCGCACGTTGCCAAAGAGAAATAG
- the LOC108073011 gene encoding esterase CG5412 translates to MTNNDAAVEAAGSSGAGGSKQQTKLEITEKVRVLCLHGYRQNGDAFKNKLGSFRKFASKYAEFVFITAPHVAAALESAAEPVPEQRSWWANKDDGTFKGTNRGGPAFGFQESLRCVEEAWRTQGPFQGLLGFSQGACFVGLICGLAKKKLTSIRPEFAVLASGFLSGSLVHMSAYEEPISIPTLHIYGQTDEIIPKQMSESLAAQFKNVEVLEHSGGHYFPATAQQKQTFINFFQDRLQEYLEHQELQQSGNASFVDEDGGGSDANDAEVATMTADLDESD, encoded by the exons ATGACCAACAACGATGCAGCAGTCGAGGCTGCTGGCTCCAGTGGTGCCGGAGGAAGCAAGCAGCAAACCAAGCTGGAAATCACAGAAAAGGTGCGCGTGCTCTGCCTGCATGGCTACCGGCAGAACGGAGATGCCTTCAAAAACAAGCTCGGCTCCTTCCGCAAGTTTGCCTCCAAGTATGCCGAGTTCGTCTTCATTACGGCGCCGCACGTGGCCGCAGCCCTGGAATCGGCGGCAGAACCTGTGCCGGAGCAGCGTAGCTGGTGGGCCAACAAGGACGACGGCACCTTCAAGGGCACTAACAGGGGTGGACCGGCTTTTGGTTTCCAGGAGAGCCTGCGTTGCGTGGAGGAGGCGTGGCGGACACAGGGACCGTTCCAGGGACTGTTGGGTTTCTCGCAAGGTGCCTGCTTCGTGGGTCTGATATGTGGACTGGCCAAAAAGAAGC TAACCTCCATTCGGCCGGAATTTGCTGTGCTCGCCTCGGGCTTCCTCTCCGGCAGTTTGGTGCACATGAGCGCCTACGAAGAGCCCATCAGTATACCCACGCTCCACATATACGGCCAAACGGATGAGATTATACCCAAGCAGATGAGTGAATCGCTGGCCGCTCAGTTCAAGAACGTCGAGGTTCTCGAGCACAGTGGCGGTCACTACTTTCCCGCTACGGCGCAGCAGAAGCAGACGTTCATTAACTTCTTCCAGGATCGGCTGCAGGAGTACCTCGAGCACCAGGAGCTGCAGCAGAGCGGCAACGCCTCGTTTGTTGATGAGGACGGCGGTGGCAGTGATGCCAACGACGCGGAGGTGGCCACCATGACTGCGGATCTGGATGAGAGTGATTAG
- the LOC108072968 gene encoding fatty-acid amide hydrolase 2 has translation MLKSILTVLLLHLEELLLRILGYIMRRFLRSAMIVFSWFVVPYSRYTNIKVMRRKLPPIRSHLLEIPAVDLAKLIRTRKIKSEEVVEAYIERCRQVNPLINAIVQDRFEEALEEAREIDNVIAMGINSVESMEEHTPLLGIPVTVKESIAVKGMTNQAGRVFKTPQIAKSDAPVVEQIKRSGGIILLVSNTPELCLLWETYNNVTGQTKNPYDLKRTPGGSSGGEAALLASGASLLGLTSDIGGSSRLPAMFSGIWGHKPTPYAVSFRGHHPTSDFPKWGDFFTIAPMTRYAKDLPLLLKCMSDPTGPKLTLDRAISVNGIRFFFMDNDGPSGMMRPLSRDLHAAINRVASDFNAKRVNIRKMKWSLDISLSAMLTMKNIETIYHKTEEGEQPKTVCKETVKYFFGCSDSILPSVIFGHLQNFMKIIPNSRHKHLASIIEALKTEFKEMLGNDGVFLYPTFPNTAHQHYQIYHKLLEPMYMAIFNTLGLPVTNCMIGLDRRNLPMGIQVVANPGQDHLCLAVAREMERRYGGWVRPPSEESHSNSNSSNSSGTGSSKQRG, from the exons A TGCTTAAATCGATACTTAccgtgttgctgctgcacctgGAGGAGCTGTTGCTCAG GATCCTGGGGTACATCATGCGCCGCTTCCTGCGCTCGGCCATGATCGTCTTCAGCTGGTTCGTTGTCCCCTACAGCCGCTACACCAACATCAAGGTGATGCGGCGCAAGCTGCCGCCCATCCGTAGCCACCTGCTCGAGATTCCCGCCGTCGACCTGGCCAAGCTGATTCGCACGAGAAAG ATTAAAAGCGAAGAAGTGGTGGAAGCGTACATCGAGCGATGTCGACAG GTAAATCCCCTGATCAATGCGATTGTTCAGGACCGCTTCGAGGAGGCTCTGGAGGAGGCTCGCGAAATAGACAACGTGATTGCCATGGGCATCAACAGCGTGGAGTCTATGGAGGAGCACACTCCCCTGCTGGGCATCCCGGTTACCGTCAAGGAGAGCATAGCCGTCAAGGGGATGACCAATCAGGCGGGTCGCGTCTTCAAGACGCCGCAAATAGCCAAGTCCGATGCACCGGTGGTAGAGCAGATCAAGCGCAGCGGTGGCATTATCCTGCTGGTGTCCAACACACCAGAGCTTTGCCTGCTCTGGGAGACGTACAACAATGTTACGGGCCAGACGAAGAATCCGTATGACCTAAAGCGCACGCCTGGAGGATCGTCTGGCGGCGAGGCTGCTCTCCTGGCTAGCGGTGCCTCCCTGCTGGGCCTCACCTCGGACATAGGTGGATCTTCCCGCCTGCCCGCCATGTTCAGTGGCATTTGGGGCCACAAACCCACGCCTTATGCCGTCTCCTTCCGGGGCCATCACCCGACGAGTGACTTTCCGAAGTGGGGCGACTTCTTCACCATTGCACCGATGACCCGCTACGCCAAGGATTTACCATTGCTGCTCAAGTGCATGAGCGATCCCACGggtccaaagctgacgctggATCGGGCGATCAGTGTTAATGGCATCCGGTTCTTTTTCATGGACAACGACGGTCCATCGGGGATGATGCGGCCGCTCAGCAGGGATCTGCATGCGGCCATCAATCGTGTGGCTAGCGACTTCAACGCCAAGCGGGTGAATATCCGCAAGATGAAGTGGTCGCTGGACATTTCGCTGTCGGCGATGCTGACCATGAAGAACATCGAGACCATCTACCACAAGACGGAGGAGGGTGAGCAGCCAAAGACCGTGTGCAAGGAGACGGTCAAGTACTTCTTCGGATGCTCGGACAGCATTCTGCCGTCGGTGATCTTCGGTCACCTGCAGAACTTCATGAAAATCATACCGAACTCACGCCACAAGCACCTGGCCAGCATAATCGAGGCGCTCAAGACTGAATTCAAAGAGATGCTGGGCAACGACGGCGTCTTCCTCTACCCGACCTTCCCCAACACGGCGCACCAGCACTACCAGATCTATCACAAGCTCCTCGAGCCCATGTACATGGCCATCTTCAATACGCTGGGCCTGCCGGTGACCAATTGCATGATCGGCCTGGACAGGCGCAATCTGCCCATGGGTATCCAGGTGGTGGCCAATCCCGGCCAAGATCATCTGTGCCTGGCAGTGGCGCGTGAAATGGAGCGCCGCTATGGCGGCTGGGTGCGTCCGCCGTCGGAGGAGAgtcacagcaacagcaacagtagcaacagcagcggcaccGGAAGCAGTAAACAGCGTGGCTAG
- the DPCoAC gene encoding mitochondrial coenzyme A transporter SLC25A42 — MSRLLEKPNIAMSIKSTGSQLSSTVATTAAGTPPSSDVGDADTLRTHSAATATVSAAEVANTTPAITVTPIRQKIDQVVISLVSGAAAGALAKTVIAPLDRTKINFQIRNDIPFSFGASLRYLQNTYEKEGVLALWRGNSATMARIVPYAAIQFTAHEQWRRILHVDKDGSNTKGRRFLAGSLAGITSQSLTYPLDLARARMAVTDRYTGYRTLRQVFTNIWVEEGPRTLYRGYWATVLGVIPYAGTSFFTYETLKREYYEMVGSNKHNTLVSLVFGAAAGAAGQTASYPLDIVRRRMQTMRVNTANGDRYPTILETLVKIYREEGIKNGFYKGLSMNWIKGPIAVGISFSTYDLIKAWLMELSHLKRGRVEQ, encoded by the exons ATGAGCCGTCTCCTGGAGAAGCCCAACATCGCCATGTCCATCAAGTCAACGGGTAGTCAGCTCTCGAGCACGGTGGCCACGACAGCTGCAGGGACACCGCCATCGTCGGACGTGGGGGATGCGGACACATTGCGCACTCactcagcagcaacagcaacagtgtCCGCAGCAGAAGTAGCCAATACCACACCCGCCATTACAGTCACGCCCA TCCGCCAGAAAATCGACCAGGTCGTGATCAGCCTGGTTTCCGGAGCGGCGGCGGGTGCACTGGCCAAAACGGTCATTGCTCCGCTGGACCGCACCAAGATCAACTTCCAGATCCGAAACGATATTCCCTTCTCTTTCGGCGCATCACTGCGCTACCTGCAAAACACCTATGAAAAGGAGGGCGTGCTGGCCTTGTGGCGAGGGAACTCGGCCACCATGGCCCGGATTGTACCCTATGCAGCCATTCAGTTTACGGCGCACGAGCAGTGGCGCCGCATCCTGCACGTGGACAAGGATGGATCCAA CACCAAGGGTCGTCGCTTCCTGGCGGGTTCGCTGGCGGGCATCACCTCGCAATCGCTGACGTATCCTCTGGATTTGGCTCGAGCCCGCATGGCTGTCACAGATCGGTATACGGGCTATCGAACGCTGCGTCAGGTCTTTACCAACATCTGGGTGGAGGAGGGTCCGCGAACCTTGTATCGTGGTTATTGGGCCACAGTCCTAGGTGTGATTCCATATGCGGGAACTTCCTTCTTCACGTACGAGACGCTTAAACGGGAGTACTATG AAATGGTTGGCAGCAATAAACACAATACTCTGGTCTCGCTGGTTTTCGGGGCTGCAGCAGGTGCCGCCGGTCAAACGGCTAGTTATCCGCTGGACATTGTGCGGCGAAGAATGCAGACGATGCGAGTGAACACGGCCAACGGAGATCGCTACCCCACCATCCTGGAGACGCTCGTAAAGATCTATCG CGAGGAGGGTATTAAGAATGGCTTCTACAAGGGACTTAGCATGAACTGGATCAAGGGCCCCATTGCGGTGGGCATTAGCTTCTCCACTTACGATCTAATCAAGGCCTGGCTAATGGAGCTGTCGCATCTGAAGCGCGGTCGAGTCGAGCAGTAG
- the LOC108072976 gene encoding succinate--hydroxymethylglutarate CoA-transferase, which yields MLSQRLRLGRGLVNYGASGRQSLRNFAAAAGDDNNNNNNNNKSSNDSVDERHPLQGIRILDLTRIIAGPYCTMVLADLGAEVIKVERPHYGDEARKWGPPFLEHSQDAAYFLAPNRNKRSVCIDLKRGTKMLHKLAEMSDVLVENYVPGTLDRYGLGYEQLRKVNPKLIYCSLTGYGSVGPYAKRPGYDVIASSVGGLLHITGERDGPPSKVGVAVTDISTGLYAHGAILAALYQRTRTQRGQKIDVDLLSTCCSLLINVGSNYLNAGTEAKRWGTAHSSIVPYQAFKAKDGYLTLGAGSDAQFKDLCRRLQVEHLSEDPKFKTNKDRVQNREEIVSILEKILSKDTAHNWMKVFEGAPFPVGPVNNIGQVFEDEHIQAIGLVKTLPHPKDDFVKVVGPPVVFSEARNDARTAPPMRGQHTDEVLGELLGYGREEIAKLREDDIIE from the coding sequence ATGTTGTCACAGCGTTTGCGGCTTGGCCGGGGTTTGGTTAATTACGGAGCTAGCGGCCGCCAGAGCTTGAGAAACTTTGCAGCCGCTGCTGGCGAtgataacaacaacaacaacaacaacaacaaaagcagcaatGATAGCGTCGACGAACGTCACCCGCTGCAGGGTATCCGGATTTTGGACCTCACGCGCATTATCGCCGGCCCCTATTGCACCATGGTGCTGGCGGATCTTGGGGCGGAGGTCATCAAGGTGGAGCGGCCTCACTATGGCGACGAGGCCCGCAAGTGGGGTCCACCCTTTCTGGAGCATAGCCAGGATGCAGCCTACTTTCTGGCGCCCAATCGCAACAAGCGGAGCGTTTGCATCGACCTGAAGCGAGGCACGAAAATGCTTCATAAGCTGGCCGAGATGAGCGATGTGCTGGTGGAGAACTATGTACCCGGCACTTTGGATCGTTACGGCTTGGGCTACGAGCAGCTGCGTAAGGTAAATCCCAAGTTGATTTATTGCTCTCTGACCGGCTATGGCTCTGTGGGGCCGTATGCCAAGCGGCCGGGATACGATGTAATAGCTTCTTCCGTTGGCGGCCTGCTGCACATCACAGGGGAGCGCGATGGACCGCCCAGCAAGGTGGGCGTGGCCGTGACGGACATTTCCACTGGACTGTACGCCCACGGCGCCATCCTGGCAGCTCTCTATCAGCGGACGCGCACACAACGCGGCCAGAAGATTGATGTGGACCTCCTCTCCACCTGCTGCTCGCTGCTCATTAATGTGGGCAGCAATTACTTGAATGCTGGAACCGAAGCTAAGCGATGGGGCACCGCCCACTCCAGCATTGTCCCGTATCAGGCTTTCAAGGCAAAGGATGGGTATCTCACACTCGGCGCCGGAAGCGATGCTCAGTTCAAGGATCTGTGCCGACGCTTGCAGGTGGAACACTTGTCCGAGGATCCGAAATTCAAGACCAACAAGGATCGTGTCCAGAATCGTGAGGAGATTGTTTCGATCTTGGAGAAAATCCTCTCCAAGGACACTGCCCACAACTGGATGAAGGTTTTCGAGGGGGCACCCTTTCCCGTGGGACCCGTAAACAACATTGGTCAGGTGTTCGAGGACGAGCACATCCAGGCTATTGGTCTGGTCAAGACCTTGCCGCACCCGAAAGATGACTTTGTGAAGGTAGTCGGTCCACCAGTCGTTTTTAGCGAAGCTCGCAACGATGCCCGGACAGCTCCACCAATGCGGGGACAGCACACGGATGAAGTGCTGGGGGAACTATTGGGTTACGGCCGGGAGGAGATAGCCAAGCTAAGGGAAGATGACATTATCGAGTGA
- the LOC108073056 gene encoding uncharacterized protein produces MPKQPSFVSRNLVAIVMIPSLVGIHLGWSYMQNNRKLVTESEQIDLPPVTFAKFAWNKLTGATASTKASGNSTE; encoded by the exons atGCCCAAGCAGCCCTCGTTCGTGTCGCGCAACCTCGTGGCCATCGTGATGATACCCAGCCTGGTGGGCATCCACCTGGGCTGGAGCTACATGCAGAATAACCGAAAACTGGTCACGGAATCGGAACAGATAGACCTGCCGCCGGTTACA TTCGCCAAATTTGCGTGGAACAAGCTGACGGGAGCGACAGCGAGTACAAAGGCTAGCGGCAATTCGACGGAATGA